GCCGGCCGTGCTGGAGGAGCCTGTCGAGCAAAGTCGGTTCCGGTGGCAGCACGGAAAAGTCGCGCCGGTTTCCGGTACGCTGGAAGGTGGACGCCGACTGGCCGATGAAGGGCCGGGCGATGATGCGGCCAATATTGTAGGGATCGAGCAGCCCGCGGGCGATACGGCAGAAGGTAAGCAGCCGATCGAGGCCGAAATGCGCTTCCTGCGCGGCGACCTGAAAGACCGAATCCGAGGAGGTATAGCAGATCGGTTTGCCGGTGCGGATATGCTCCTCACCGAGACGGGCGATGATCTCAGTTCCCGAGGCATGGCAGTTGCCGAGAATGCCGGGCACATCGCCTGCTCGGCACAAGGCTTCTATCAGTTCCGGCGGGAAGGCGTCGCCCTCCGTCGGGAAATACCCCCAATCGAAATTGACCGGGGTTCCCGCGATCTCCCAATGGCCCGAGGGCGTGTCCTTGCCGCGGGAAATCTCGTTGGCGGTTCCATAAACGCCGTAGACCTTCTCTGGAAGTGGCATGCCGGCCGGAAACTGACCGGAGGCCGCGCGCGCGATATGCATCAGCCCAAGTTCGGACATGTTGGGCAGGGAAAGCGGCCCGCTACGAAGCCCAGCGCGGTCTCCGGCACCGGCCGCGCAGAATTCGGCGATATGGCCGAGCGTGTCGGCGCCCTCGTCGCCATAGGCTGCCGCATCCGGCGCCCCGCCGACGCCAAAGGAATCGAGAACGAAAAGAAAGGCGCGCGCCATTTTACCCCCGAAAGGACCGATCGCCGGCCTCCGGACCGTCGGAGGCTGAAGCCCACGCATATAGTGCCGCGCCTGGCTTGGCAAATTCGAGATGGGGAAGGGGTCAGCAGTCGCCGCAGGGGATCGAGTCGCCTTGCCGCTGGCGGTAGAAGTAACTGCGCCTGATGGTAATCGTGCGCATCCCATCCGGCATGAAGTTCGGCGCGAACAGGAACATCGTATAGGGGATGCTGAGTTCGGTCCGAACGAGGAAGCTGTTTGCCGTTTTCATATCGGCCGGCACGTCGCTCACCGTCGCATTCTTGGCATAAGGCGTCGTTCCGTCCTGCGCCCAGGACCAGAGCACTTTCGCATTGGCGCCGGCGTCGATCGAAATTCCGGTGATTTTCAGCGTCAGCGATGTTGAATTGTAGGGCACGAACATCGCCGTTGCGACCGACGGCATCTGCGCGAGTGCGCTCTTCGTAACGGATTGCTGCTGCGTGACGAGGTCGGCGATTGAACCAGCGGCGCGTGTCGCGCGCTTGCTGACGCTGAGGCCGATCGTGATCTCGAAAGCGCCGATATAGAGCATCACGAGCACGGGAAAGAGGATCGCGAATTCGATCGCTCCGGCGCCCTTGCGCTCTCGCGCCAGCCGACGCGCCGTCAGTACCAGTCTGGTGAACGGGTTGCGCATCGCCATTATGGATACTGCTCGTTCTGGAAGGCGGAGGTGGCGATAATCAGATATTGCGTCGGCATCGAACCGTCGGACGGACGGATCGTCGTGATATAGGGCCGGACCAGATCCGTGATGATTTCCCATCGATAATAGGCGCGCAGCATGTTGATCGTGCCGGCACCGCCAGGCGTATATTTGAAGGCGGCGGTGTTGATGTCGGCATACCGGTCACTGGAAACCTTGGGGATCGTCGTCGGAATCGCCGAGAAGGAGCCGAACGTCTGCACATCCAGGTAAAGCTTGCTCGGCGTGGCGGCTTCGCTGGTCGAGCAGCTGATCAGGATCGAGATCTCGTTGCAGAACGCCTGGCGGAATTGCGTCCGGCTCATATCGGTCGTACGGCCGAGATTGTAGGTGATCTGCCCGGTCCGCATCCGGCGGCTCATCGTATCGACGGCGTTGGAGACGAGTTCTTCGGCGGCGAAGGCGATGAAGGTTTCAAGGATGGCGAAGATCACGAGGAAGTACGGGATGGCAAGCAGCGCAAATTCGATCGCCGCTGCGCCGTCGCGCGAGCGGGCGACAGCGCGAAACTTGCAGAAACGGTCCGGCGCGTAGGCGCGCTCCCTATCCGTCTTCTGATCAACTACCGTCATTGCCTGGACCCAAGCGACATCTCTGCCTGCCACACTAGGGTCCGTTCGTTGATTTTCCGTTTCAGGCCGATACGACGATTTTAACTAAGAGCCCTTCCTGGTCAGAATGAAGCATTCCGCCAGAGCAGGTTTGCCTCAGGCCAGAGGCGATTAGCGATGGGCAT
This DNA window, taken from Rhizobium etli CFN 42, encodes the following:
- a CDS encoding phosphopentomutase, whose product is MARAFLFVLDSFGVGGAPDAAAYGDEGADTLGHIAEFCAAGAGDRAGLRSGPLSLPNMSELGLMHIARAASGQFPAGMPLPEKVYGVYGTANEISRGKDTPSGHWEIAGTPVNFDWGYFPTEGDAFPPELIEALCRAGDVPGILGNCHASGTEIIARLGEEHIRTGKPICYTSSDSVFQVAAQEAHFGLDRLLTFCRIARGLLDPYNIGRIIARPFIGQSASTFQRTGNRRDFSVLPPEPTLLDRLLQHGRHVHAVGKIGDIFAHQGISRVIKATGNEALMDASLSAIDAAEDGDLVFTNFVDFDMNYGHRRDVPGYAAALEAFDARLPEVHKKLKPGDLVVLTADHGCDPTWRGTDHTRERVPIIAFGPGIRSRSIGVRRTYADIGESIARHLGIPAGPHGRSFL
- a CDS encoding TadE/TadG family type IV pilus assembly protein → MAMRNPFTRLVLTARRLARERKGAGAIEFAILFPVLVMLYIGAFEITIGLSVSKRATRAAGSIADLVTQQQSVTKSALAQMPSVATAMFVPYNSTSLTLKITGISIDAGANAKVLWSWAQDGTTPYAKNATVSDVPADMKTANSFLVRTELSIPYTMFLFAPNFMPDGMRTITIRRSYFYRQRQGDSIPCGDC
- a CDS encoding TadE/TadG family type IV pilus assembly protein, whose protein sequence is MTVVDQKTDRERAYAPDRFCKFRAVARSRDGAAAIEFALLAIPYFLVIFAILETFIAFAAEELVSNAVDTMSRRMRTGQITYNLGRTTDMSRTQFRQAFCNEISILISCSTSEAATPSKLYLDVQTFGSFSAIPTTIPKVSSDRYADINTAAFKYTPGGAGTINMLRAYYRWEIITDLVRPYITTIRPSDGSMPTQYLIIATSAFQNEQYP